TTCGTGCTGCTGGCAATCTCCGGCGTCGTGATGGCCTTCGGCAAGTTCTTCCTGCTGCCGGTGATCGGCAGCACGCTGTTCGGCTGGCTGACCTGGCTGCTCAAGACGATGCACAACTTCGTCGGCCCGCTGTTCGCGGTGTCGCTGGTGATCGTGGTCCTCACCTTCGTGAAGGACAACATCGCCAGCAAGGCCGACTTCGTCTGGCTGAGCAAGGCCGGCGGCATGCTGGGTGACCACGAGATCCCGTCGCACCGCTTCAACGCCGGCGAGAAAGGCATCTTCTGGTGGGGCGTGACCATCCCCGGGCTGATCATCGTGGCCTCTGGCCTGGTGCTGGACCAGCTCCTGCCCGGCCTGGCCTACCTGCGTGGCGACATGCAGATCGCCCACATGATCCACGCCAGTGCCGCGGTGGTGATGATCGCGATGCTGATGGGCCACATCTACATGGGCACCATCGGCACCCACGGCGCGCTGGATGCGATGCGCACCGGCTGGGTGGACGCCTCCTGGGCCCGCGAGCACCACTCGCTCTGGCTGGACGACATCGACGCCGGCAAGATCCCGGCGCAGCGCTCCGGCCAGCCGGACACGACCCCCGCCTCGACCCGCCCGAGCGCCCCCGCGCAGGGCCGGGCCTGACCCGCTGCATCCGACTCATCCGACGCCCCCGCAAGGAACCGATGATGAAGCCCCACCCCATCGCCCTCCCGCTGATCGTGCTGCTGGCCGCCGCCCTGGGCAGCAGCGCCATCGCCAAGCTGCCGGCACCGAGCGACGAAGCCAAGGCCAAGGCGGCCGAGGCCGCCGCCAAGACCGCGCACGGCAACAAGACCGCGGACTTCCAGCTCTGCAAGGCGCAGGACCGCATCGCGGCGCAGCACCAGGCCGCTGCCAGGAAGGCGGGCAAGGACGTCAAGCCGGCGGTGGCGACACCGCCCTGCACCGACCCGGGCCCCTTCGTCTACACGCCGCCGGTGGCGGCCTCGGGGGCCTCCGCTCCGGCTGCTGCGACGGCCACCGCCGCGGCGCCTGCGCCGGCCAAGAAGCCCTGACCCAGGAGGTCGCCATGGCCCCCGTCAGCGAACGCGCCCCCCTCTGGAGTGCCGACGACGTCGCTCCGTCTTCGGCCCGGGACCGGCCTCCGGCGAAGGCCGCCACGGTCCTGACCCAGGCCAAGGACGCCCTGACCCGCGAGATCGAGATCCTCGACCAGCACGGGCAGCGCCGTCGCATCGCGATCCCGGTCGAGCGGCCGCTGACGGTCTTCGTCGACAAGCGCGAGCTGGTCACGCTGATGACGCTGGGCGAGTCGCCCGAGCTGCTGGTGCTCGGCTACCTGATCAACCAGCGGCTGATCGCGTCGGCCGACGAGGTCGAGTCGATCACGGTCGACTGGGAGGTCGATGCGGCCGCGGTACGCACCCGGGGCGGCATCCCCGACCTGGAGGCCCGCACGGCGCGCCGGGTGGTCACCACCGGCTGCGGCCAGGGCACGGTGTTCGGCGACGCGATGGCGCAGCTCGACCAGATCCGCCTGCCCGACGCGGCCAGCGCGCGCATCCGCCAGAGCGACCTGCACAGCATGCTCGAGCAGATGCGCCGGCAGGACGACATCCACCGCCGCGCCGGCTCGGTGCACGGCTGCGCGCTGTTCAGTGCCGCCCGCCCCGGGCGTTCACCGGCCTGCGAGCAGCTGATCTTCATCGAGGACGTGGGCCGCCACAACGCCATCGACACCATCGCCGGCTGGATGGCCCTGAACGGCGTCAGCGGCGGTGACAAGACCTTCTACACCACAGGGCGGCTGACCAGCGAGATGGTGCTGAAGGCCGCGCAGATGGGCATCCCCATCGTGGTGTCGCGCAACGGCGTCACGCAGATGGGCCATGAGCTGGCCAGCCGGCTGGGCATGACGCTGTTCGGCCGGGCGGCGAACCGGCACTTCCTCTGCTACACCGGCTTCGAGCGCTTCGACTCCGAGCCGGAACCCCTGCCGCCGACGGTGCGCGTGGTGGCCGGCTGAAGCGCGCCGGGCTCGGCGGACAATGTGCGCCGCCTGCCCTGCCGCTGCTTCCCCAACCGCACCCCATGCCGCGCCCTGACTCGCCCCACTCTCCGCGCCGTGACTTCCCTGGCCGGCGCTGGCTCATCGTCGGGCTGCGCTCCCTGCACCTGGTCGCGCTGATGCCGCTCGCCGTGGCGGTACTGTCTGCCAGCACACCCCCCGGCTGGGCCGCCTGGGGCCTGCTGCTGACCGGACTGGGGCTGTGGGGCATCGAACTCTGGTCCAACCCGAAGCACCGCGGCGAGCTGGCCGGGCTGTTCATCCCGCTCAAGCTGGCCGGCGTGGCCGGCATGATTGCCCTGCCCACGCTGGCCCCGCCGCTGTTCTGGCTGCTAGTGGCGGCCTCGTCGGTGGTCTCGCACGCACCGGCGGGCTTCCGGCACTGGCGCCCGCTGGGGCCCTGGCAGGACCCGGCAATGTCCGCTCAGGCCGATCGGGAAAGTCGCCCGAGCAGGGCGTCGAAGCCGGGGTAGTCGGCTGGCGTGAGGGTGAACTTGCGCGCCGCGGCGCCGGCCGCGCGGCCCTCGACCAGCCCGGCGACGTAGGCCGCACCGTCGGTGATCCAGGTGCCGCCCAACGCGGTCACGCCCCGCGCGAACAGCCCGTCGGGCAGGCAGCCTGCGCCGGGTCCGAGCATCGCAAGCCAGCGCGCGTCGGCGCAGGCGGCCAGCACGGCATCGAGCGTGTCGTTGAGCAGCACGGTGCTGGTGCAGATCACCTTCTGGCAGCCGCGCAGGCGCGCCGGGTCCAGCGTCACCTCCAGGCCGGGGCGGGCGTCGAGCAGGTCCTCACGCAGTTCCAGCACGGTGAGCTGCACGCCGCGCGCCAGCAGGCGGTCGATGAGCGGGCCGAACAGGCCGATCATGCCCACGCGCTCGCCCGGCTCGGCCTGCAGCGCGCCCACCGAGTCGCCGCTGGCCGGCGGCACGAAGCCGGCGCTGTCGAAGCACCAGCGCGTCAGCGCCGCGGCCGCCGCGTGGCCGGCCGAGCGCAGCGCGCCTCCCGGCGCGGCAAAGCCGGCGCGCACGAGGTCCAGTGCGTCGCTGCCGGTCAGGTCATGGCGCCAGCTTGCAGCGGCCAACTCGCCATGCGTGTCGTCAAGCAGCACATAGGCCAGGCCGAGCGTGCCGTCGGCCAGTTCGAGCGCGCAGAACTCGCCGCGCGCCTCGGCCCGCGCGCCATCGGCGGCCTCGCGTGGCGGCAGGTGCAGCGCCTTCACGCTGGGCAACCTGGCGATGCTGCCCAGTCGTTCAAGTTGGGCCAGGTAGTCGTGGGTGTAGGAAGCAGGGAACGGGTTGGCTGGGGTCATCGGTGAAGTCATCGGCGGGATCCTCCGGCGCAGCGAGCATAGCCGCGCCGTCCGCCGCCGCGGACAATGCCACGGCCCCTCGCGACCGCCATCCACCGTGCCCTTTCAGCGCTTCGCCCCTCTCGCCGCAGCCCGTGGCTCGCTGCGGGCGCGCCTGCTCGCACTGGCCCTGCTGCCCCTGCTGGGCGTGCTGCCGCTGCTCGGCCTGATCCTGCTGCTCTGGGGCAACACCGCCATCGACCGCCTGCTCATCGGCAAGGTGCGCAGCGATCTGGCGGTGGCGCAGGGCTACTTCGAGCGCGTGCAGGCCGAGGTGGGCAGCGGCACGCTGGCGGTGGCGCACTCCCACCGGCTGCAGCGTGCCCTGGGCCGCCCGGCCGAGCTGGCCGCGCTGCTGGAGGCCGAACGCCAGGCACAGCGCCTCGACTTCCTGCGCCTGCTGCCGCCCGACGCGGCCCAGCACGGCAGCGGGCCGCTGGCCAGCATCGCCCTGACCGGCCCCGCCGAGCTGCGGCGCCTGGACCCGGCCCTGGCCGAGCGGGCCCGCGTCCACCTGGTGCCTACCCGCAACGCCGCGCCCACTGCCCGGACGGTGGAAGACCGCGCCCTGCTGCTGACCACCCTGGCGCCGGTGCACGACGACCAGGGCCGGCGGCTGGGCTGGCTGCAGGGCGGCGTGATGCTCAACCGCAACCTGGGCTTCATCGACCACATCAACGAGATCGTCTACCCCGAGGGCTCGCTGCCCTTCGGCAGCCAGGGCACCGCCACGCTGTTCCTGGACGACGTGCGCGTCACCACCAACGTGCGCCTGTTTGCCGACCCCGGCCAGGTCACCGAGGGCGAGCAGCGCGCCATCGGCACCCGCGTGTCGGTGGCGGTGCGCGAGGCGGTGCTGGGCCGGGGCGAGACCTGGCTGGACCGCGCCTTCGTGGTCAAGGACTGGTACGTCTCGGCCTACCTGCCGCTGGCCGATGCGCAGGGCACTCGCGTGGGCATGCTCTACGTGGGCTACCTGGAGCAGCCCTTCACCTGGGCCAAGTACGCCGTGCTGGCCAGCATCGGGGTGATCTTCTTCGCGGTGATGATCGTGACGGCCTGGTGGTCGCTGCGCGCAGCCGGGCTGATCTACCGCCCCCTGGAGCGCATGACGGCCACGCTGCAGCGCGTGGAGCACGGCGAGCTGACCGCCCGCGTCGGGCCGTTCACTGCGCCCGGCGAGGGTCGGCGCGTGAGCGAGAGCGGGCGGGCGCCGCAGGAGATCACGCACCTGGCCACCACACTGGACCACCTGCTCGACGTCATCGACGACAAGACGCGGGCACTGCAACGCTGGGGCGAGGAGCTGGACCTCAAGGTCGCCGAGCGCACCCGCGAGCTGGAGGTGAGCCACGCCAGCCTGCGCGCGGCCCAGCAGCAGCTGGTGCGCAGCGAGAAGCTCGCCGCCATCGGCCAGCTCACCGCCAGCATCGCGCACGAGGTCAACAACCCCATCGCCGTCATCCAGGGCAACCTGGACCTGCTGCGACTGCTGCTGGGCGCAGCGGCCGAACCGGCCCGGGCCGAGTTGCGCCTGATCGACGAGCAGATCGAGCGCATGCGGCTGATCGTCACCCAGCTGCTGCAGTTCGCCCGCCCCAACGAGTTCGCCGGCTACGTCGAGCCGCTGGACGTGCGCGAGGTGATCGGCGCCAGCCTGGTGCTGGTCAACCACCTGCTGCAGCGCCAGCACATCCGCGTCGAGCGGCATGACCAGGCGACCCGGCAGGTGGCCATCAACCGGCAGGAGCTGCAGCAGGTGCTGATCAACCTGCTCGTCAACGCCGCCCAGGCCATGCCCGAGGGCGGGCGCATCGAGATCCACAGCGGCGACTGCGCCGACGGTGGCAACGAGGGTGGCAACGACGGCGTGATCGTCAGCGTCACCGACAGCGGCCCCGGCCTGGACGAGGCCACGCTGGCGCGGCTGTTCGAGCCCTTCTTCACCACCAAGCGCGACGGCAACGGCCTGGGCCTGTGGATCAGCCGCGGCCTGCTGGAGCGCTACGGCGGCGAGCTGCAGGCCAGCGTGCGGCCCGCCAGCGAGGGCAGCGGCGCGCGCTTCACGGTGCGCCTGCCGGCGGCCTGAGCGGTTCATCCGTCGCCGCAGCCTGTGCGACCAGCCAGTCCCGGAAACCCGCCACCAGCGGGTTGGCCGAGCGGCGCTGCGGCACGATCAGCCAGTAGGCCCGGTCGCTGGGCAGCTCCATCTCGACCAGCTGCACCAGCGAGCCGCGCGCCAGCTCGGCCTCGACCAGGAAGCGCGGCAGCAGCGCCACCCCCAGCCCCTGCACCGCCGCCTCGCTGATCAGCGAGAACAGCTCCATGCGCGAGCCCGCCATCGCGTCGCGCACCTCCACGCCGGCCTGCTCGAACCACTGGCGCCACAGCTGCGGCCGGGTGCTGATCTGCAGGCGTGGCAGGCGCGCCAGGTCGCCCGCCTGCAGCGGCTCGCTGCGGCCACGCAGCGCCTCGGCCCGCAGCGCCGGGCTGCCGACGGCGATCAGCGTCTCGGCCCGCAGGAAATGCGCCTCGGTCCCGGGCCAGCCGGCCTCGCCGGCGTAGATCGTGGCGTCGAGCCCCGTCTCGTCGAACAGGAAGGGCCGCGTGCGCGGCGTCAGGTTCACCGTCACGCCCGGGTGCGCCGCCAGGTAGCCGCGCAGGCGCGGCAGCAACCACTTGGCCGCAAAGGTGGGCAGCACGCCCAGCTCCAGCACGCCGCCGGCGCTGCCGGTGGTCATCAGCTCCAGCGCGTCGCGCTCCACCTCCTCCAGCCGCGCCCGCACGCGTCGGCTGTAGGCCGCACCGGCATCGGTCAGCACCACGCCACGCCGGGTGCGCCGGAACAGCGCCACGCCGACGAAGGCCTCCAGCGCCGCGATCTGCCGGCACACCGCGCTCTGCGTCAGCGCCAGCTCGTCGGCCGCACGGGTGAAGCTCTGGTGCCGCGCCGCCGCCTCGAAGGCGGCCAGGGCGGCGGTGGAGGGCAGTTTGCGGCGCATGGACCTGGCGGGTGGACGGGGGCGATCGAGGCGGTGACGGTGACGGTGACGGTGACGGTGGCGGCGTCGGCAAAGGCAGCTTCCGCGCAGACCGCGGAGGTAGTGGAAACCGCGGCCGAGAGTGTATGCAGCGCCGCGCAGACCCGGCGCCGCTCGCAGATCCGGCACGTGGATCCGGCCTGAAACCCCACCGAGAAGGGGGTCCGGCATACCGACCCAGGTTCTCCACCGCGGGCAGCGACATTGACGATCGTCAATCTCAAATTTACATTCAGAAACGTCTTGTGACATTCGTCACAACCACCTCAGCACCCCTTCACTGAGAGGCTTCATGCAACCGAGCTCCCGAGACCACGCCCCCGCCCTGCACGTCCGTGCGTGGCGCGCAGTGACCCTCACCGCCACCGCCGCCCTGCTCACACTGTCCGCGCAGGCGCAGACCCCCAGTTCGCTGGCGCGCGCCTCGCGGCCCGAGCCGTCCAACCTCGGCAGCTACGTGGCGGACCGCAGCTCGGCCATCGCCCTGGGCAAGGCGCTGTTCTGGGACATGCAGGTGGGCAGTGATGGGCGCACGGCCTGCGCGTCCTGCCACTTCCATGCCGGTGCGGACCCGCGCTCGAAGAACCAGCTGTCTCGCGGGCCCAACGGCACGAGCTTCGCGTTCGCCGGGCCGAACCACCAACTCACCGCGGGCGACTACCCCTTCCACAAGCTCGCCGACCCCGGCAACCGTGACTCCGCCGTGCTGCGCAGCCTCGCCGCGGTGACCAGCTCGCAGGGCGTGTTCCGCGAGCGTTTCAACGGCGTGGTGCCCGGCCAGGCCGAGGACACCCGCCAGGTCGTCTACGACCCGGTCTTCCACGTCGGCGCGATCAACACCCGCCAGGTCGAGCCGCGCAACACCCCCAGCGTGATCAACGCGGTGTTCAACCTGCGCAGCTTCTGGGACGGCCGGGCGCAGACGATCTTCAACGGCGTCAACCCCTTCGGCAAGCGCGATACCGCCGCGCGCGTCTACCGCAACGACCGCAGCTGGACCCTGCTGGGCTGGAAGGAGCAGCTCAATGCGGTGGCGGTGACGCTCAACGACTCCAGCCTCGCCTCGCAGGCCTCGGGCCCGCCACTGAGCAACCTGGAGATGAGTGCCGACGGGCGGCGCTTCCCCGACCTGGGCCGCAAGCTGACCGCGCTGCGCCCCCTCGCCGGCCAGCAGGTGGCCAGCGACGACAGCGTGCTCGCCATCCTGCGCGCGGCCAACGGCGATGGCCTGGCCTCGGCCAACTACGCCGACCTGGTCAAGAAGGCCTTCCGCTCCGAGTGGTGGAACGGCAGCAAGAAAGTGACCATCGGCAGTGCGAGCTACACCCAGATGGAGGCCAACTTCAGCCTCTTCTTCGGCCTGGCGCTGCAGATGTACCAGGCCACGCTGGTGTCTGACCAGACCCCCTTCGACACCTTTGCCGAGGGCAACGGCGCCGCACTGACGGCCCAGCAGCTCATGGGCTGGGGGGTGTTCACCGGCAAGGGCAAGTGCGCCTCCTGCCACGGCGGCGCGGCCTTCACCAACGCCAGCATCCACCGCCGCCTGATCACCGACCGCATGAACCGCATGACGATGGGCAATGGCGGCGTGGCGGTCTACGACGAGGGCTTCTACAACATCGGCGTCACGCCGACGGCCGAGGACATCGGCGTGGGCGGCAACGACCCCTTCGGCAACCCGCTGTCCTTCTCCGGCCTGGCCAAGAAGTCGGCCCTGCTGTTCAACCTGTACGAGCAGGCCCTGCCCAACCAGCTGGTGACGTCGCTGACCCGCATCGCCGTGCAGGGCGCCTTCAAGACGCCGGGCCTGCGCAACGTCGAGCTGACGGCGCCCTACTTCCACAACGGCGGCACGGCCACGCTGGCCCAGGTGATCGAGTTCTACAACCGCGGCGGCAACTTCGCCCGCGCCAACCTCGCCAACCTCGACGCCGATATCCAGCCGCTGGGCCTGAGCGCCACCGAGAAGGAATCGTTGGTCGCCTTCCTCAAGGCCCTGACCGACGAGCGCGTACGCAAGCACGCCGCCCCCTTCGATCACCCGCAACTGCGCGTCACCAACGGCCACCCCGGTGACACCTCCACCGTCACCAACGACGGCTGGGGCCGCGCCACGGACGCCTGGCTGGACCTGCCGGCCGTCGGCCGCAGCGGCTACAGCGCCGACCGCATCCCGGCCTCCTTCCTCGGCCTGGCCCAGTGAGCCTGGCGACGCCGGGTGGGCCCGGGCCGCTCGGGCGCGTCAGCCCCCGGCGCGCTTGACCCGGTAGCCCTCGGCCTGCAGCAGCGCGACCAGCCGCTCGGCATGGTCGCCCTGCACCTCGAGCACGCCGTCCTTGAGCGTGCCGCCCGCACCGCAGGCCGTGCGCAGGCGCTTGCCCAGCACCGCCAGCTCCTCGCCCGCCAGCGGCACGCCACGCACGACCGTCACCGCCTTGCCGCCGCGCCCCTTGGTCTCGCGCGAGACCCGCACGACGCCATCACCCGCCGGAGGGGCTGCCGGCGCCTTGCAGACACAGTCGGCCACCGGCCGGCGGCAAGTGGGGCACATGCGGCCGCTGTCGGTGGAGTAGACGAGGCCGCCGGAACCGGAACGGAAGCTGGGCATGGTGCGGAATTCGAAAGCTGCACTGGGACGGGGTCGGATTGTCCCGCGCCGACCGGCACTCCTGCGCGTCGATATCATGGCTCGCCACGTCAACCCCTCCCCACGACGACCCCATGCCGAATTTCTGGGACGAACGCTTCGCCGAACCCGGCTACAAGTACGGCACTGCGCCGAACGCCTTCCTGCGCGAGCAGGCTGCGGCCCTGCCCGCGGCCGCGCGCGTGCTGGTGCCGGGCGATGGCGAGGGGCGCAACGGCGTCTGGCTGGCCGAGCAGGGCCACGCGGTGCTGGCGGTGGACTATTCGGAGGTCGGCCTGGCCAAGGCGCGGGCGCTGGCCGCCGAGCGGGGTCCCGACACCGCCGCGCGGCTGACCACGCAATGGGCCGACCTGAGCGGCTGGTTGCCCCCCGAAGGCGCCTTCGACGCCGTGGTGCTGGTCTTCTGCCACCTGCCCTCGGCGCTGCGGCGCCTGGCCCATCCGCGCCTGGCCGCGGCGCTCAAGCCCGGTGGCCGGCTGATCCTGGAAGCCTTCCACCCCAGCCAGCTCGGCCGCTCCAGTGGCGGGCCGAAGGACGTGGACATGCTCTACACCCTGGCCGACCTGCGCGATGACTTTGCCGGCCTGCTCGACGAGACGCTCGGCTGGGAAGGCGAGGTGATGCTCGACGAAGGCCCCGGCCACCAGGGCGCAGGGCGGGTGACCCGCTATGTCGGCGCTCGCCGCTGAGCCGGGCTGCACCCGGCGCATCGCACTCGCCCGGATCGGGGCGGCCGGCTGCGCGGGCCTGTCCCCCTGGCCGGCCACGGCGGCGAATGCGGCGGACGCGGCCCGCTCGCCCACGCCCCTGCAGGTCGAGCTGCTGAACCGCGAACTGGAGCAGCCCTGGGCGCTGGCCACCCTGCCCGACGGACGACTGCTCGTCACGGAGAAGCCCGGCCGCATGCGCGTGCTCACTGCCGACGGTCGGCACGTGCTCGCCACGCTGGCCGGGTTGCCGCCGGTGGCGGCACGCGGCCAGGGCGGGCTGCTCGACGTGGCGCTGGACCCGGATTTCACCCGCGACCCTTGGATCTACTGGGCCTACAGCGAGCCGGGCGATGGCGGCGTGGCTGGCTTCGGCGCCACCAGCGGCACGGCGGTGGCCCGCGGCAGGCTGGCGGGGGATCGGCTGCGCGACGTGGCCGTGATCTGGCGCCAGCAGCCCAAGCGCAGCGGCAGCGGCCACTTCGGCGCCCGATTGGTGTTCCGCCCGGACGGCACGCTCTTCATCACCGTCGGTGACCGCCAGGCCGATGACCCGCGCGCGCCCGGCCGTGCCTTCGCGCAGAACCTCACCACCACGCTGGGCAAGGTCGTACGCATCCACCGCGACGGGCGCATTCCTGCCGACAACCCCGAATTTCCCGCCTCCGAGGGCCACGCCCTGCCCGGCATCTGGAGCTACGGCCACCGCAACCCGCAGGGCGCCGCGCTGCACCCGGCCACCGGCGAGCTCTGGCTGGTCGAACACGGCCCGCAGGGCGGCGATGAACTCAACCGCGTGCGGCCCGGGCGCAACCACGGCTGGCCGCTGCGCAGCTACGGCTGTCCCTACGGCGCGCCGGTGGGCGAGGCCTGCCGCGTCGGCGGCGGGCGGCATGCGCCGGAGTTCGAGGAGCCCGTCGCCACCTGGGTGCCGACCTCGATCGCGCCGTCGGACCTGCTGTTCTACACCGGCCGCCTGTTCGCCGGCTGGCAAAGCCCGGGCACCGGCCCCGGCCAGGTCAGCGCGCTGATCCCGTCGCTCGCGGGCGCTGCCCTTTGGCGCGTGGTGATCGGTGGCCCGCCGGAGGCGCCGCGCGAGGTGGCCCGCGAGCGGCTGCTGGCCGACCTGGGCGAGCGCCTGCGCTGCCTGCGCCAGGCCAGCGACGGCGCACTGCTGCTGCTGACCGACAGCGGCAAGCTGCTGCGCGTCACGCCCCGCTGAGCTTGGCGCGCCGGCGCGCGCCGATCAGCCGGCGGACGACACCCGCTCGGCCCCCGCGTAGACCGTCACCCGCCCCTGGCGCACGAAACCGGCCAGCACCAGGCCGGCCGCCTCGGCGGTCTGCACCGCCAGCGCGGTGGGCGCCGAGATCGCCGCCAGCAGCCCGACGCCGGCCTGCGCGGTCTTGTAGACCATCTCGTAGCTCGCCCGACTCGTCACCGCCACGAAGGCCTGCGCCGGATCCCGCCCTGCGCGCACCGCCGCACCGATCACCTTGTCGAGCGCGTTGTGGCGGCCCACGTCCTCGCGCGCCAGACACAAGCGACCGTCGAGGTCGAACCAGCCCGCCGCGTGCGTGGCCCCAGTGGCGCGCTGCAGCCGCTGCGCGGCATCGAGCGCATCCATCGCCCGCTGCAGCGCCGTTGCCTCCACCCGCACGGCCGGCACCGCGCGCCGCACCGGCCGCACCGCCTCGGCCAGGCTCTCGGTGCCGCACAGCCCGCAGCCGGTGCGCCCGGCCAGCGTGCGGCGGCGCTCCTTGAGCCGCATGAAGCAGCGCAGCGTCACCCGCAGCTGCAGCGTGATGCCCACCGGCGCCACCCCGTCCTCGACCTGTTCCTCGCCCTGCTCCTCAAAATCGAGCAGGTCATCGGCCGAATTGATGATCCCTTCGGACAGCGAGAAGCCCAGCGCGAAATCCTCCAGGTCCAGCGGGCTGGCCAGCATCACCGCGTGCGAGATGCCGTTGTAGACCAGCGCCACCGGCCGCTCCTCGGCCAGCCGCTCCTCGCCCGGAAGGCGACGCTCGCCCTCCAGGCGCCAGGCCGTGGCCCGGCGGGTGCCCTCGATCGGCGGCATGGCGGCCTGGTCGGCCGGTCCTCGCGGTGCTGCGCTCATCGGTCCATTTTGGCAGTGCCCCCGGCCCAAGGGCGGGCGGCAGAATCGGGCCCCCACACGCTGCCCAGGAAATCGACATGAGCCACGCACCGATCGTCCTCGTCCACGGCGCCTGGGGCGGTGCCTGGATCTGGCGCCGCGTGCTCGGACCGCTGCGCGCGGCCGGCCACGAGGTCCACGCCGTCACGCTGACCGGCGATGGCGAGCGCGCCCACCTGCGCACGCAGCTGCCAGCCGGCAGCATCACGCTGCAGACGCACGTCGCCGACGTGGTCGGGCTGATCGAGGCCGAGGAGCTGCGCGACATCGTGCTGGTCGGCCACAGCTACGGCGGCATGGTGGTGACCGGCGCGGCCGACCGCCTGACGGCGCGCGACCCCGCGGCGATCCGCCAGCTGGTGTACCTGGACGCGATGATCCCCCTGCCCGGGGAGGGCTGGGGCCAGCAGCACAGCCCGGAGGTGGTCGCCGAGCGCACCGCCGCCGCCAACGCCAACGCCTACGCGCTGCCCCCGCCCGACCCGGCCGGCTTCGGCTTGAGCGGCGCCGACCGCGACTGGCTGCTGCGCCGCCAGGTGCCGCACCCCTTCGGCCCGCACCCGCACGGCCCCTACCGCGAGCCGCTGGACTACGACGGCGAGCGCTGGGCGCAGCTGTCGCGCCACTTCATCGATTGCAACGAGCCGGCCTACCCGACCATTTCGGCGATGCGTGAGCGCGCGCGCAGCCTGAGCGGCTTCACCGTGCACGAGATGGCCACCGGCCACTGCCCGATGGTCAGCGAGCCAGAAGCGCTGGTGCGGCTGCTGCTGGCAATTGCCGGCTGAGGCCTGCTGAGCCGCCGCGCCACGGGCAGGTCCAGACTGAACAAGAGGCGCTCGACCCCACTCAAACCGTTACTTTTTCACGCCACCACCCTTTCAAACGGGCTCATCCAGTGAGCCACTCCATCGCTATCGTTCGTCCCTATGTGAACAATCCACATCAGGGAGGAACAACAAATGCACGATGGCCAAACGCCCATCGCCCACAGCGCCCTGGGCGGCGGCGCACCGCATGCGCTGATCGACCACCTGCAGGCCGTCGCCCGGCTGGCCGCGCAGGCCATCCGGGCAGGCTGCGATGACCCGGCGCTGACTGCCCTGGCAGAACTGGCCGGCCGGTGGCACGACCTGGGCAAGTACCGGTCTGGCTTCCAGCGCTACATCCGGCTGGTGGGCGAGGCGCACATCGAAGGCCGGCTCCCGCAGGGCAGCGACAAGAGCCACTCCGCAGCCGGCGCACTGCACGCCGAGCGCTGGCTGAAGGAGCGCCAGGGGCCGGTCGGCCT
The Sphaerotilus microaerophilus DNA segment above includes these coding regions:
- a CDS encoding cytochrome-c peroxidase → MQPSSRDHAPALHVRAWRAVTLTATAALLTLSAQAQTPSSLARASRPEPSNLGSYVADRSSAIALGKALFWDMQVGSDGRTACASCHFHAGADPRSKNQLSRGPNGTSFAFAGPNHQLTAGDYPFHKLADPGNRDSAVLRSLAAVTSSQGVFRERFNGVVPGQAEDTRQVVYDPVFHVGAINTRQVEPRNTPSVINAVFNLRSFWDGRAQTIFNGVNPFGKRDTAARVYRNDRSWTLLGWKEQLNAVAVTLNDSSLASQASGPPLSNLEMSADGRRFPDLGRKLTALRPLAGQQVASDDSVLAILRAANGDGLASANYADLVKKAFRSEWWNGSKKVTIGSASYTQMEANFSLFFGLALQMYQATLVSDQTPFDTFAEGNGAALTAQQLMGWGVFTGKGKCASCHGGAAFTNASIHRRLITDRMNRMTMGNGGVAVYDEGFYNIGVTPTAEDIGVGGNDPFGNPLSFSGLAKKSALLFNLYEQALPNQLVTSLTRIAVQGAFKTPGLRNVELTAPYFHNGGTATLAQVIEFYNRGGNFARANLANLDADIQPLGLSATEKESLVAFLKALTDERVRKHAAPFDHPQLRVTNGHPGDTSTVTNDGWGRATDAWLDLPAVGRSGYSADRIPASFLGLAQ
- a CDS encoding translation initiation factor Sui1, yielding MPSFRSGSGGLVYSTDSGRMCPTCRRPVADCVCKAPAAPPAGDGVVRVSRETKGRGGKAVTVVRGVPLAGEELAVLGKRLRTACGAGGTLKDGVLEVQGDHAERLVALLQAEGYRVKRAGG
- a CDS encoding SAM-dependent methyltransferase, which codes for MPNFWDERFAEPGYKYGTAPNAFLREQAAALPAAARVLVPGDGEGRNGVWLAEQGHAVLAVDYSEVGLAKARALAAERGPDTAARLTTQWADLSGWLPPEGAFDAVVLVFCHLPSALRRLAHPRLAAALKPGGRLILEAFHPSQLGRSSGGPKDVDMLYTLADLRDDFAGLLDETLGWEGEVMLDEGPGHQGAGRVTRYVGARR
- a CDS encoding PQQ-dependent sugar dehydrogenase, translated to MSALAAEPGCTRRIALARIGAAGCAGLSPWPATAANAADAARSPTPLQVELLNRELEQPWALATLPDGRLLVTEKPGRMRVLTADGRHVLATLAGLPPVAARGQGGLLDVALDPDFTRDPWIYWAYSEPGDGGVAGFGATSGTAVARGRLAGDRLRDVAVIWRQQPKRSGSGHFGARLVFRPDGTLFITVGDRQADDPRAPGRAFAQNLTTTLGKVVRIHRDGRIPADNPEFPASEGHALPGIWSYGHRNPQGAALHPATGELWLVEHGPQGGDELNRVRPGRNHGWPLRSYGCPYGAPVGEACRVGGGRHAPEFEEPVATWVPTSIAPSDLLFYTGRLFAGWQSPGTGPGQVSALIPSLAGAALWRVVIGGPPEAPREVARERLLADLGERLRCLRQASDGALLLLTDSGKLLRVTPR
- the fdhD gene encoding formate dehydrogenase accessory sulfurtransferase FdhD gives rise to the protein MSAAPRGPADQAAMPPIEGTRRATAWRLEGERRLPGEERLAEERPVALVYNGISHAVMLASPLDLEDFALGFSLSEGIINSADDLLDFEEQGEEQVEDGVAPVGITLQLRVTLRCFMRLKERRRTLAGRTGCGLCGTESLAEAVRPVRRAVPAVRVEATALQRAMDALDAAQRLQRATGATHAAGWFDLDGRLCLAREDVGRHNALDKVIGAAVRAGRDPAQAFVAVTSRASYEMVYKTAQAGVGLLAAISAPTALAVQTAEAAGLVLAGFVRQGRVTVYAGAERVSSAG
- a CDS encoding alpha/beta fold hydrolase, whose product is MSHAPIVLVHGAWGGAWIWRRVLGPLRAAGHEVHAVTLTGDGERAHLRTQLPAGSITLQTHVADVVGLIEAEELRDIVLVGHSYGGMVVTGAADRLTARDPAAIRQLVYLDAMIPLPGEGWGQQHSPEVVAERTAAANANAYALPPPDPAGFGLSGADRDWLLRRQVPHPFGPHPHGPYREPLDYDGERWAQLSRHFIDCNEPAYPTISAMRERARSLSGFTVHEMATGHCPMVSEPEALVRLLLAIAG